One region of Bactrocera neohumeralis isolate Rockhampton chromosome 5, APGP_CSIRO_Bneo_wtdbg2-racon-allhic-juicebox.fasta_v2, whole genome shotgun sequence genomic DNA includes:
- the LOC126758643 gene encoding uncharacterized protein LOC126758643: MVIKNPNNIVVPDYLNENFFVAALEEGLRAIQVTVKELTFEWVTNPGDNYCSRIYRIVVTYDRLVDADEPPVQEQRSLIVKSIPVSKDTRFLEDLGAFLKEKISFLDVLPRLQVLVPCPKFGATCCYAIKSPINTLVFTDLKSEGFRVAPRQDQLDWAHCELILQQTARLHATSMILAQRDPDITKRLVDGMLCEKSIMKSDTFKQVFSVSLKYLANNAAEWPGFEKIAQKLHHFNDNFRRICARLSDPRKGDRFVVMNHGDLTVSNIMYAYDDPKQPKKPTRAIFVDFQLNFYGSPGCDLNFFLNTSVRLNVLKDRRDDLINVYYKTLKETLEYLHYENIPTLDDLKYELRARELYGLFALFGFLPVITMPKELSGDNSIENMINEENVREKYQKVFAQEHLKAQLKYGLKRLEDMGVLDEF; the protein is encoded by the exons ATGGTTATCAAAAATCCGAACAATATCGTTGTGCCCGATTATTTGAACGAGAACTTCTTCGTGGCCGCGCTCGAGGAAGGTTTGCGTGCAATCCAGGTGACGGTTAAAGAATTAACTTTCGAATGGGTCACCAACCCCGGTGATAATTACTGCTCACGCATCTATCGCATCGTGGTCACCTATGACCGTCTGGTTGACGCTGATGAGCCGCCAGTACAAGAGCAAAGGTCCTTAATCGTCAAATCGATACCGGTTTCGAAAGACACCCGTTTCCTTGAAGATTTAGGTgcttttcttaaagaaaaaatttcttttttggaTGTATTGCCACGGCTGCAAGTACTTGTGCCATGTCCGAAATTCGGAGCCAC CTGCTGTTATGCAATCAAATCCCCCATTAACACCCTTGTTTTTACTGACTTGAAGTCTGAAGGTTTTAGGGTTGCGCCACGACAGGACCAGCTAGATTGGGCACACTGCGAATTGATCTTGCAACAAACGGCGCGCCTGCATGCCACCTCAATGATTTTAGCCCAGcga GATCCCGACATTACCAAGCGCTTGGTTGACGGTATGCTGTGCGAGAAGTCTATAATGAAGTCTGATACCTTTAAGCAAGTGTTCAGCGTTTCGCTGAAGTACTTAGCCAACAATGCAGCCGAGTGGCCCGGTTTTGAAAAGATCGCACAAAAATTGCACcatttcaatgataatttcaGGAGAATATGCGCACGCTTATCAGATCCTCGTAAAGGCGATCGTTTCGTTGTGATGAATCATGGTGATCTCACGGTTTCAAATATCATGTACGCCTATGATGATCCCAAGCAACCCAAGAAACCAACCCGCGCTATTTTT GTGGATTTCCAACTTAATTTCTATGGCAGCCCTGGCTGCGATCTCAATTTCTTTCTCAACACTAGCGTACGTCTAAACGTGCTAAAGGATCGACGAGATGATCTCATAAATGTGTATTATAAAACACTCAAGGAGACGTTGGAGTACCTTCATTATGAGAATATACCGACTTTAGATGATCTAAAGTACGAATTGCGTGCTCGTGAACTTTATGGTCTTTTCGCTTTGTTCGGTTTTCTGCCcgtaattactatgccaaaggAGCTATCCGGAGATAACAGTATTGAAAATATGATAAATGAAGAGAACGTCCgtgaaaaataccaaaaagtaTTTGCACAAGAACACTTAAAAGCCCAGCTGAAGTATGGACTTAAGCGCTTAGAGGATATGGGTGTGTTGGACGAGTTTTAG